The DNA region ATGATCAActattatgatatatataagattATGTTGTTAAAGTGGCTCGtataattttcaattataattttatttacataattcatagaataaaaacattattaacataatgaataataaaaaatatattttataaaatcatatattattgtaaaaattaataaattttttttaatttcctCTAAATTCCTGTTATATCTTGCATACAATTGTTTTCTATAAAcattcaataaaaaaatataaaactatataatagtattttctaaaagagatatataaatatatattttattgaatgaataataaatcaatGACATATAACAGTGCATTATAAAGGtatcaatattatattattgttaagGATCCAATTTGTGATATGCGGTTTTATGTTCTAAAAAGCTGGATCGGTGAAGAAATGGTTAAATACTTAATTAAGGTTAAATGCCTTTTATGATTCCATATTAACATTCATTACATTATTAGTACTTAGTGAATCATCAATTCTTAtctaaaattgtatttttttatcatagaATTAACAAAGTacaaaattgttaataaattatttgaatacATATACCTTAATAACTATaccaataaaaaatataagataAAATGAACAATTCAGAACATTTACAGAgtgattatatattaaaagagcAAACATATCTTATGTGTTTCCTATTAAAATGCATTATAACAACCTAATTACGCTTATTTTtctatcatattttaaaatttggaCCAAtggatatttatttgttatatatttaacatGAACATAAAGGCATAATAAATACGGGTTCAATGCAATTTGGTGTTTTAAACCGTAGAAAAGATGCTcaaaatgtattataaaatatcccAATAAGGTGTACTTCTAAACTAAAgtatatagaaataaaaaaaaagttattgAGCCCATTAAACTGGATTATGAGTTTATCtatgttaaataaaaataatttaaatttatgtatattcaATTAGAAAACGGGACATCAATTTAAttcgaaaaaattatattgtatattacAAGAAACaagtatataaatgtttaatatattttaaaaaatgactatttatatacttttaaggattatagtaataatataattattaattttttagacttatatattatttaggTTTTAGAATGGTAATCATTAAAACataagatataaatatattccttTATTATGTTAAAACCCCAATACAAGGAAATATgctttaaattaattataaaagtatattcctttttataatatagttATACCAAATGTTAGTAagaattgtattttttgtataaaatgcatcatatatacatatgataAAAGTGTATTAAGCAACCCTCAATTTAAGGTAATTAGTTATTTGTcataaaataagtataatatgattctaacaataataatgtatgATTATTTTACATGAGATTCAAATtaagaataatatatttaacgaaaaatatttgctATGTAAAGACCTTAAGCAAATACAAAACATACTTtatgcaatatatataaatattatcatccCTTATAATCTCCAAGTTATAATAgaatttcattataatgTTTAAGAACCtggtatataatttttttaaacaaaatatgctCTTCAAATGTGATTCATATATTGGATCGCctataaattatgttaattttcattttagtAACATTACATTAATACGTTTATTGTTTAATtcgtaaaatatattcgtAGTGTGAAGCAATTAATGGGATcgataaattaattaaagtGGAAGTGAAAAATGAAGGAATCGAAATTATTCGTGATACGATATTTGATGGGTATTGCCCTACCAACAAAGATGCGAAAATTAGGCGACCGGGGCAAGATGGGTATTGTATTGGTTATAGCGAAACATTTATCTCTGCTTTTATTCAattactaaaaaatattgagaGTGATGATGGTAAGGAGAAATTAGAGAGTGATAAACGTGTCCAATACGCTATTTTATGGTtatgttataaaattaatcaaCAGCCGAATGTAAATGCTGGAATAAATGACATTTATAgaaattttacaaaatatgaatattggACTCGAGAATATAATAGTTACatagaagaaataaaaaaattgatggATATGGAGATTGATGATATACTTAAATTTTATGGCGCATTTGAAATTTTATGCAAAATGTATACTGAATTTGATGATGAAACCAAAATTTGCACGAAGTGCTCGGATAATGCTGAAGAATTTGTTAAAAGATTTGGAATACTTAATGGCGATTCTAATCATAAAGAAGGCAGTTCATATAGTCAAATATTGTCTACATTATCAAATGATTATggtaatttaaaaaacaattgtACCAATTTTCCACCTCTTCCACAATTAACCCCAAAAAAAAGTTCTGCACAAAATCCTGGACATAGTTCTGAAGCAATTTCATCAAACTCGTCAATAGTAAACACATTAATTCCAGTTTCATCGATCTTTGCTGCAATACCAATTTTCTTGGGAATTGCTTATAAggtaaataataaggaaTTTAAAACTTACTTTCGTGATTccttatatattattatcaaaaaatgtatttacgtttaccatttttattttagtattcattatttggaATTGATAAACTACTCCAAAGGCaatatttaagaaaaaaactaaaaaaaataaagaagaaaatggagcattatatatgattcgaaaaatgatgattatTACCggaataataatgatgattGATATATGTTAAGAATCTGTCTATTGGGGAATAAGGAATTCAAACATAATTTTGGAACATAATTTTTGGGATATaagaataattaaataatataatcaataaaatataaagttgtatatatatatttattgtatttttgcataatttgtggttatttttatatgattttatATAGTGGGCCAGGGTTAAAATCGTGTTTGTGGAACCCATATATGGGTTAAAGTTAAGTACTACATtgcatttaattttgtataatttgataatatttattaatttaagaaaaattttaaaatatatataggaaacaagttttaaaaatgatagaATTTGTAATGtttgatatttatattagtatTGATTATTTGGGTTCTGTAAAGGATTTCATAGACAAACATTAAggggaaaaatataaataataaagataaaactAAATGATAGGTATATTAATTTGAGGATGGTGAtcgatatattttatgatatttctatattgatatttaattaattattaaattaagttttatgataataatgaaaataatataaatacgaaacaaaaatttttaatgtaaaaaaagtgATCGAATTGATATAAAGGGTAATAAAacggaaaatataattgaattataggattaattatttgatttaatcacaaattaaatacattcaatatattttaatgaaaagaGCTGAAAAATTACATGTTAAATAATCACTTttaaaacgaaaaaatgttatgatggtaatttaaataagcattatgtataaagacaatttaattttattaatatatgtatccCAATATTAAAGTGTCGAAAGATATTTACTTGGGggatattgttttttattagatCCCATGCTTTTTGCTAAGTTTagaatatttgtatatgtaatatCTCTATCTCTTTTATTGTTGTTAAAATTTCTAAACTCACAAATCtacgaaaaaaatggataaatatataaaatatgccaatattttgtgtgtgaatatcataaaatatatgagaTATAGAGAAAGACACTTaaaatgagaaaaaaatgattatattattattttttgagatTGCTTACAGCATTTATATAAGTAACTTCAACGCTATCGTCGCGGtgtttaattataaatccGGCTATGTTAGAACGCAATCTGGCTAATGCTTCCTCAGCACTAATGTCAGTTCCGATTGGTCTTGTCATTTCGAAAAAATCTATCAAATTAGTTTTTTTAACGATAGTAGcgaaaaaatttatagttCTTGTAGGGCACACAATTACAGTTGTGTCATTTGATACCTACAAAATTagtgaataaaaaaatatatgtattgtgtaaattaatgtataataatagtattttTAGAGGAATAATGGGGAAAACGCTCCttactttaatttttgCGGCTACAGCAAATCTTTTTCTGATGGTTCTAGTCGTTTGATATATGTTACCTTGCTCCATTACGACTAAAAATGGGGTGTATACACGAGCAAGATAtcctaaaaaataattattttgcacatataaatgaaatattatgaatataataaaatattaatgaaaataatagtcAAGGAATAGAAAATCGAAAGATGGGTAAATAGTGATAgccatatattaaatttattgattattttttatttaccaataataaatgtgtcatccaatttttttttatcattgtaatcccatatattatttattacatcATCGTactaatgaaaaaaaacatatggatatatataataatgattatttaattttaagttatttttatatgctaAATATTGTTTGATATTTGATACCTTAGAGGCAGATGGGATGGTAACCTGAAGCCTTCCAATATCTATACTTCCAATTTTCTTAGAATATATAGgtctattttcattttttgaagaATCGAGCGAGTAACCGTCCATATTCTTAGCAAGCTTTAGTAAAAGTGTTGATGATTCTTTTGCATGATCCATTGCTACTGAAGCTTCTTCTAAGTTTTCACATATCATAAAGTCCTCATATTCATCAAATctgcatataaatattattggtGAAAGGgagattatttttaatgcgtaaaaaaaacgaaaggAATGAATTTATGATGggattttgaatatttaatgATTATGAAGGGATGCGCTTGAcgaatatgcatatttatataatatgtatatattttttcattttttcatacaCAGATATTTGGTTTGCGCGTCCGGTAGCACCATCATAAGCAGTTTCGCTTGCAAACACTACATTTTGCATATATCCTGCGAGACTTAAAAGTGTCAAAGCAATCgtaatatatcttttattcatttttggaTTCGATAAGTAAagtattaatttaaaaagatTACAAAGTGCTATATTATAAGagatttaaaatataactaaacaaatatgaaatgaatttataaaaaattaataattattaaaaataaaaaaataaaaaaaataaaaaattaataaaataaaaaaataaaaaataataaaattaaaaaataaaaaaataataaaaaataataaatttatataattatttaaatagctaattttttatttaaatgaatcATTGTAAGGGAAGAAAAacaacttaaaaaaattatagagcgtgaaaaatattttgtttagaatttttctaatacaataattttttatat from Plasmodium chabaudi chabaudi strain AS genome assembly, chromosome: 2 includes:
- a CDS encoding CIR protein yields the protein MFKNLCEAINGIDKLIKVEVKNEGIEIIRDTIFDGYCPTNKDAKIRRPGQDGYCIGYSETFISAFIQLLKNIESDDGKEKLESDKRVQYAILWLCYKINQQPNVNAGINDIYRNFTKYEYWTREYNSYIEEIKKLMDMEIDDILKFYGAFEILCKMYTEFDDETKICTKCSDNAEEFVKRFGILNGDSNHKEGSSYSQILSTLSNDYGNLKNNCTNFPPLPQLTPKKSSAQNPGHSSEAISSNSSIVNTLIPVSSIFAAIPIFLGIAYKYSLFGIDKLLQRQYLRKKLKKIKKKMEHYI
- a CDS encoding fam-a protein, producing MNKRYITIALTLLSLAGYMQNVVFASETAYDGATGRANQISVFDEYEDFMICENLEEASVAMDHAKESSTLLLKLAKNMDGYSLDSSKNENRPIYSKKIGSIDIGRLQVTIPSASKYDDVINNIWDYNDKKKLDDTFIIGYLARVYTPFLVVMEQGNIYQTTRTIRKRFAVAAKIKVSNDTTVIVCPTRTINFFATIVKKTNLIDFFEMTRPIGTDISAEEALARLRSNIAGFIIKHRDDSVEVTYINAICEFRNFNNNKRDRDITYTNILNLAKSMGSNKKQYPPSKYLSTL